GATGGTGGCCGAGCAGCTAGTACGACGCGGGATTACGCACTCCGGGGTCCTGCGGGCAATGGCCAAGGTCCACAGACATCTATTTGTGGAAGAGGCCCTTTGGGGGCGCGCCTACGGCAATTGTTCCCTGCCGATTGGTGAGAAGCAAACCATCTCCCAGCCGTTTATGGTGGCGCTCATCGCGGAGGCGCTCGAGCTGGAAGAGGATCAGCGGGTGCTGGAGATCGGAACGGGGTCAGGATATCAGACAGCCATTCTGATGGAATTGGGCGCGAAGGTCTATTCTATCGAGCGGAATCGAACGCTCGCGTTACGTGCGCAGCGCCGGCTGGAGTCGCTCGGGTATCATCATGCGTGGATTCGGGTTGGGGATGGTTCTGTCGGTTGGAAGGAGAAGGCGCCCTTTGACGCTATTGTCGTGAGCGCGGGCGCTCCCACAATCCCGGCGCCTCTTGTCGAACAACTTGCTGAAAATGGACGTCTTGTGGTGCCGGTTGGTCAGCTACAGAACCAAGTTCTGAAGAAAGGTACGAAGAGAGGGGCGAGCATACACTGGGCTGACCTGGGGAATTGTGTGTTCGTCAAATTGATAGGCCAGCAAGGGTGGAAGGGTTGATGTCGGGGCGTAGCGCAGCCTGGTAGCGCACTTGCTTCGGGAGCAAGGGGTCGTTGGTTCAAATCCAATCGCCCCGACCATTTATTCTCCTGCTGGTAAAGCGATCAGCCTTCAGTTGTCCGCTTTTCTGATATGTCTCTGGTTTTAACAGAAGCTGACGGCTGATTACTGATCGCTATTTTCTAAGGGACGGCACAAATGCCGACAGAAGCACTAAAACAGAAAATCCGAGACATCCTAGATTTCCCCAAAAAGGGGATCGTTTTCAAAGATATCACGCCATTGCTGGCGGACGGCAAAGCCTTCCATGCTGCGATCGATCAGATTGCTGAGCGGTTTCATGACCGACACATCGATCTGGTGGTTGGTATAGAGGCGAGGGGGTTCATTATCGCCGCTGCATTGGCCTATAGGCTTCATGCGGGAACAACGTTGATCCGGAAGCCTGGAAAGCTACCGTATAAGACACACCGCACGACCTATGCATTGGAGTACGGGGCCGATACCCTTGAGATCCACCAGGATGCCATACTGCCAAGCCAGCGGATCCTGATGGCGGATGATCTTCTTGCCACAGGCGGCACGATGACCGCCGCGATCGACCTCATTACTCGTCTTGGCGGTAATGTGGTTGGCGTGGCTTTTCTGGTGGAGTTGTTATCTTTGCAGGGAAGGGAACGGTTCGGGGATCGGGAAGTCTTCTCATTGATCCAGTTCTGATCAGCGAGCCTCGGCTGAGTAAGATATGCATTCAGGCGCCCGTAGCTCAGATGGATAGAGCAAGGGTTTCCTAAACCCTGTGTCGCAGGTTCAAGTCCTGTCGGGCGCACCAGCGCGCTGCCGCCTCATGGGGAGTGGAAAGGAATAATGATGCCGCTTCACACAAAACACGTCGATTGGCACCATAGCTCGCGCCGCTCAGTGGCGGAAGTTGCTAAAGGGCTCACGACACTCGCCACCGAAAGGTGGAAGTGGGTTGTCGCAGTGGTTATTGGGCTATTGGCTCTCTCAGCCATCGTCGCCGGGTATTACGCATGGAGCAGCAAAAACGAAACAAATGCCGCGGCCTTCCTGCGTAAGGCAGTGAGCCAGCTTGAAGCAAGCACGAGAGCTGGCCAGGATAGCGCGAAACAGGAGGAGGGGGTTCGATTATTGCGTGAGGTGATGAGTCGTTACGCCGGGAGTGCCGCAGCCGCAGAGGCCGCACTTCGCCTGGGCAGCCATTACTACACGGCGGGTCAATACGATGAGGCTAGAACGGTGTATGTTACCTACCTCGGCCAGAGCCCGAGGGGTGCAGTCGCCTTTTCGGCCGGCATCGGCGTGGGCGATACGTATCTGGCGCAGCGCAATTATGAGAAGGCGGCCGAGACGTACTCCCGGCTCGTCGAGCAGTTCCCTCAAGATCTTTTGCTCCCTGAGGCGCAACTGCATCTGGCCAAAGCCTATCTTGGGTTGAATCGACCTAAAGATGCCAGCACGGTTTATGAGAAGGTCGTCGCGGCGTATCCGAATACCGGCTGGGCCCAAAACGCACAAGTCGAGCTGAACAAGCTTTCCATTACGTCACGCTAAATATCTCCCACCTTCGCCTTCCGCTTGCATAAACTGAGGCGTCATGAGTTTAGTTGCCATACGTCGTATAAGAGAGATTATGTCAACCATAATATTTAACTCGAACATTGCAACGAGAACCACATCGCCCTACCCCTGACCTTTTGGCCTCCCCTATAACCTCGTTAGCGAATTCCAACGACGTCAGCATCCTGGCAACGCGAATGCAGTGCTACCGCTGAAGGCTCTACAGTAGAAGTCAACTGCAATATTCTGGTCAAAACTTGATACCCAGCGTAACGAAGCCAGCGTGGTGTATAGTGCTATATCGGCCATTCACAACTGCGGGAAGAGTCAATGGAGGCTTGTTATCGTCAATATGCCGCGTGTCGTAGATGCCTGCCTGATACGCCACATCTAGGCTGATAGCCGATGGGCGATACCAGCCACCTTGCTCACCGCATGGAATGAAACCTGCGAAATAGCCGCCTGCCTTGCAAAGAAAGCCCATGCCGACAGACAGTATATTCTTGTCACTATCGGGCACCGCGGGGTCAAACGTCTGGCTGGGGACCGGCGTGGCGGAATGTTGCCACCCTGCGCGTGTTGTCATGTCCCAATGCAGAAGCGCGGCAGGATCAATCCATTTATACTCTGTTCCTACCATGAACGTAAGGGTGTTCGACCAGTTCCGCGGAACGGGAATCACCTTTCCAGTGCCCAAGTGGACGTCGGTGTTGCGGAAGCTGCTCCAGTCTGTCTTGTCCAGATCCACCTCAACCTTCCACTCATGGCCTCTGGCCAGGAGGGGCCAGACCGCCATACCGAAGGTAAACGATTGCGGGATCACAAACTTCGTTCGAGCCGATGTGAGCGTCATTCCCGCATCGAGAAACTCCCCCTCTAAGTGGAGCGTCGCGCGGCTTCGATACTGAAAACCGAAGCTGCACCATGGGCGCGTGCCCTCCAGAAGGCAAGGTGTGTAGCGGAGGCTCAGATTGAACCCAGGAGTGGTGTCATTGCCGTTGACTTCGAGGGGCGTCCCACGTGGAGGTAACCCCGGAGCCCCGGAAGAGTGAAACTTCGTCACACCGCCCCCCTCTCCCATGAAGCTTGCAAAGGTGTAGACATCGGCCCCTGCCGCAAGTGAGAGCTGCTCATTCACCTTGTATGCGATCACCGGCCTGATATCGAGCAACGGCAGCGACGCAAATGTCAAGGACGTACTCAGGGGACCATCCTCCGGCCATCGGTTTCTAAGACCAAACGACGAGAAGACGCCGACACCCACTGTCGTTCGCGCTAAGGCGGGGAGGTCCAGAGTGTGTGCGAGCGGCTTGAGATTCGCGGTCAGGTAGACGTGGAGGGGCAGAGGATTGGAGACAGGCCCATCCAGATCTCCAGAGCTCTTTGCACCAGTCGCGCGATTGGTGAAGTGCGTATAGCCACCTACCATAAGGGCACCCATCATCAGTTGGACTCCAGGAAGTTGAGTGATTCCGGCGGGATTGTAATAGATAGCAGAAGGGTCATCGCTCTGGGCTACAAACGCATCGGCCTGGCCGGCTCCCGATGCGCTTTGCGGCATAATCCGAAAGCCGGTTGCCTGCGAGATGGACGGTACGACCAGGGTAAGCCAGAACGCGGCGACCTGAAGCCAACGCTGCCTCTGTAAGCCCATGCCAGATATCACACCAGATCCTTTTATCCAGCAACACACGGAGCCCAAATTTAGGATAATGCTCGATGATGGGGCTCCAGGCTCATGGCTAACAGTCGGGGCAGTTGATTGAATCCTAAAGGATCCAGGAAATCGTGATGTAGGTTATCATGTGTGGATGAATTGTGTCCAGAAATTTGTCAGGAAGGCTTTCGTGGTGATTTCATACTGTTATTGCAGTCGAAACGCTTGGATCTCGCTTTTCTTACCCCACCCCAATTTCCCGCTCTTCACAACGAGCGCGAGCAGACGCCGCCCAAGCCCTTCCCCAAGATCTGCAATCGCGTAGTCGGCCAGCGCTCCGTCAGATATGGGTATCTCCCGCACCTCCTGAAATCGGGCTCCATCCCACTTCAGAACGATTAAGTGTGCCGTCTTACTTGCCGTCCACGAACCTAGCAGCCCGGCGCCTGTCTTCTGTTCTCGCCCCAAGATGACTTGAGGTCTCTCTCCGTCTCTTTCCTTTTCAATCAGCATCCGAGGACCAGCTCGGTGCTGTGGAGCCAACGCCTCTCCACTTACTTCATAGGTGCCAATACGATCTCCGGTTCGTGAGCGGACTTCAAGGGTCGTCCCCCCCTTGAACGTTACGAGCCGCACTGCTCCATCCCCAGCAAGATCGGCCATCAT
This sequence is a window from Candidatus Methylomirabilis sp.. Protein-coding genes within it:
- a CDS encoding protein-L-isoaspartate(D-aspartate) O-methyltransferase, with protein sequence MDYAVARQRMVAEQLVRRGITHSGVLRAMAKVHRHLFVEEALWGRAYGNCSLPIGEKQTISQPFMVALIAEALELEEDQRVLEIGTGSGYQTAILMELGAKVYSIERNRTLALRAQRRLESLGYHHAWIRVGDGSVGWKEKAPFDAIVVSAGAPTIPAPLVEQLAENGRLVVPVGQLQNQVLKKGTKRGASIHWADLGNCVFVKLIGQQGWKG
- a CDS encoding adenine phosphoribosyltransferase, producing MPTEALKQKIRDILDFPKKGIVFKDITPLLADGKAFHAAIDQIAERFHDRHIDLVVGIEARGFIIAAALAYRLHAGTTLIRKPGKLPYKTHRTTYALEYGADTLEIHQDAILPSQRILMADDLLATGGTMTAAIDLITRLGGNVVGVAFLVELLSLQGRERFGDREVFSLIQF
- a CDS encoding tetratricopeptide repeat protein gives rise to the protein MPLHTKHVDWHHSSRRSVAEVAKGLTTLATERWKWVVAVVIGLLALSAIVAGYYAWSSKNETNAAAFLRKAVSQLEASTRAGQDSAKQEEGVRLLREVMSRYAGSAAAAEAALRLGSHYYTAGQYDEARTVYVTYLGQSPRGAVAFSAGIGVGDTYLAQRNYEKAAETYSRLVEQFPQDLLLPEAQLHLAKAYLGLNRPKDASTVYEKVVAAYPNTGWAQNAQVELNKLSITSR
- a CDS encoding outer membrane protein transport protein; translated protein: MISGMGLQRQRWLQVAAFWLTLVVPSISQATGFRIMPQSASGAGQADAFVAQSDDPSAIYYNPAGITQLPGVQLMMGALMVGGYTHFTNRATGAKSSGDLDGPVSNPLPLHVYLTANLKPLAHTLDLPALARTTVGVGVFSSFGLRNRWPEDGPLSTSLTFASLPLLDIRPVIAYKVNEQLSLAAGADVYTFASFMGEGGGVTKFHSSGAPGLPPRGTPLEVNGNDTTPGFNLSLRYTPCLLEGTRPWCSFGFQYRSRATLHLEGEFLDAGMTLTSARTKFVIPQSFTFGMAVWPLLARGHEWKVEVDLDKTDWSSFRNTDVHLGTGKVIPVPRNWSNTLTFMVGTEYKWIDPAALLHWDMTTRAGWQHSATPVPSQTFDPAVPDSDKNILSVGMGFLCKAGGYFAGFIPCGEQGGWYRPSAISLDVAYQAGIYDTRHIDDNKPPLTLPAVVNGRYSTIHHAGFVTLGIKF